The sequence GCCCTCTTCCACCGGAACCTCCTTGCCCTCGGGCGAGGTCATCGGCGTGTCGCCTTCCAGAAGCGCGGCGAAGCCCCACCAGCCCGCGCGCGGCATGGCATAGGTGAAGGTGCCATTGGCGTCGGCCTTGATCACCTGCGTCACGAAGGCGTCGTTGGGCGGCGTCACCGTGCCGTCATTGATGAACTCGACCTCGACTTCGGCGAAGGGCACCGGCTTGCCGCCCTTCAGCACCACGCCGGTGAAGACATTGCCGGTCCACAACCCGGTCGGTCGGGTCAGCGGCTGGATTTCCACCGGCAGGCCCACCAACGCGTCCCAGCCCTCGCCGGAGGCATAGGAATCCACCGTCACCTTGGCGTAATGGACGATGTACTTGCCCTCGGAAGGCTCCCAATAGGGCTGCGGCTCGACATAGAAGATCGCCGCGCCGGGCTCCTTCATGTCGTAGCTCAGCGTCCAGGCGCTCTTGCCGTCCACCGGTTTCTCGGTGATCCGCCCGAGAAGATCGGTCGCCTTGCCGCCGGCCAGCACACCCATCTTTGCCGGCTTCTTCATCTCCATGACCGGCGCACCCTCGACCGGATGGGTAAACACCATCTCCACGCTCACCGCGCCGCCCTCGGGCAGCACGTCGGCAGAGGGGATGATCTCCTGGAAATGCGCCAACGCCGGCACCGCCATCAACGGCAGGGCGAACACAGCGGCAATGAGGCCGGAACGGTGGGGGGCGGACACGCGGCACCTCCTGTATGAATAACGGGATAAAAAATCATACATCCGTAACGATGCGCGACAAGCACAAAAAGTAGGCAAAAGCTAAAAAGTCTTGCGGAAATCAAGGTGATAACCTAGTTTCCATCCCACCGGGAGGGGCGCTTCCATGCAGCGGATCACCATCGCCATCGACGACGATCTGGCCGCGCAGCTGGATGCGTTCATCGAGCGGAGCGGCGCGGCAAGCCGCTCGGAGGCCATACGCGACATGGTACGGCGCGGCCTTTCCGCCCGGCCGGACGGGCCGGACGGCGCCGCCTGTTTCGGCGTCATCAGTTGCACCATCGACCAGTCGGTGCGCAACCTCGCCGCGCGCGTGCCGCAGGGGCGGCTGGAGCGGCACGACCAGACGGTGGCCGCCCTTTCCGTGCCGCTCGACCACACCACCTCGGTGGATGTCACGGTCATGCGCGGCGAGGTCGGCGACATCGCGGCCTATGCGCAGGCGCTGTTTCTGGAAAGGGGCGTGATGCATGGCGCGCTCAGCCTCATCCCGGTGGCGCAGGACGAGTCCCACCATGTCCACAACCACGGCTCCCCGCACGCCCACACCCATGTGCGGGTGAAAAGCGGGTTCTAGATGTGAGAAAGGCGCGCCCTCGCGAGCGCGCCTTCCACGGACGATAACGGGCCGTCGCGTCAGTTTCGTATCGCGCGGACCAGCCCGATCAGGATGCACGCCCCGAGCACGCCGGCGACGAGATAGCCGATCCAGCCGCCGAAGCCGACGCCGATCAGGCCGAACAGGAAGCTCGCCACCGCCGCGCCGATGATGCCGAGCACGATGTTCATGAAGATACCAGTGCCGGTCTTCATGATGGCGGAAGCAATCCACCCCGCCAGACCGCCGATGATGATGGCGGCGATCCAGCCAATCTGTGCGTCTTCCATGCGATTTCTCCCAGAACCCCGGTTGGAAACGCTGAGAAAACGCCTGGGCCGGCGGGCCGTTCCCGGCGTGGCGCGGCCGGCGCCGGTATTTTTAGCGCAGGCGTCACTCCGCGGCCGCGGCCCGCGCCTTGGCGCCGACCGCGCGGCCGGCCTCGGCGGGCCGGGGCAGCCCGGCATGGGCGGTGGCGAGCGCGTTCAGCTTGGTGAGGATTGACGCTGGCGCCGGGCAGGCGCGGCCGGCCTTGCTGTCGACATGCAGCAGCATGTGTTCGCCGGTGGCGACTTCGCGGCGCTCCGGGCCGGCGAACAGCCGGTGGAAGACATGCAGGCGCTTCTCGTCGGCGCCGAGGATCTGCGTCGTGCACAAAAGCGCCTCGCCCAGCTTCGCCTCGTCGAGATGCCGCAGATGGGTTTCCACCGTGTAGTAGCTGTGCCCGCCCTCGACATAGGCGAGATCGACGCCGATCAGCCGCAGCAACGCGTCCGTCGTGTCGCCGAAGACGTGGAGATAGCGGAACTCGGTCATGTGGCCATTATAATCGAGCCAGGCCGGCGAAACGCGGGTCTCCAGCAGTTCGAGCGGTGCGGCACTGTCGACGGCAACGGGCGGCGTGCCCGCCTGCGCCCATAGACGTTGCTCAAAGTCCTTCAGCAGTTGCCCCGCACCCCAGCCCTCCCCGCCCCGGCTGGCCTTCAGCGCCTGCACGATGCCGACAAGGTTCTCGTCGCGGATGCGCTCCAGCTCGCGAATGGAGAGGCCGCCCGCCTGCGCGTCGGACTGCGCGCCGATCTTCTCGACCAGCGCCTCGTCGAGATCGACCACATCGGTCAGCTTGGTCCACGGCCATTGCAGGCAGGGGCCGAACTGGGCGAGGAAATGGCGCATGCCGGCCTCGCCGCCGGCGATGCGGTAGGTCTGGAACAGGCCCATCTGCGCCCAGCGCAGGCCGAAGGAATAGCGGATTACATCATCCAGCGTCTCGACATCGCAGATGTCGTCCTTGATCAGCCACAGCGCCTCGCGCCACAGCGCCTCTAGCAGCCGGTCGCCGACAAAGGCCTCGATCTCGCGGGCGATCACCACGCCCTTCATGCCGATGGCGTCGAGAACGGCCTTCGCCCGCTCGATCGTTTCCGGCGCGGTGTCCACGCCGCCGACGATCTCCACCAGCGGCAGCAGATAGACCGGGTTGTAGGGGTGGGCGACGAAGAGCCGTTCGGGATGGGACAGCCCCGCCTGAAGCTCGCTTGGCTTGAGGCCGGAAGTGGAGGAGCCGATGAGCGCGCCGGCGGGCGCGGCGGCGTCGATTTCCGCCAGCACGCGACGCTTGAGATCGAGCCGCTCGGGCACGCTCTCCTGCACCCATTCCGCCCCCGCCACCGCCTCGGCGAGGCTGGCGCAGAAGGTGAGCGTGCCACGCTTGGGCAGCGGCGCGCCGGTGAGCCGGCCATAGGCGCGCTCGGCATTGGCCAGCACCTCGGCGACGATGCGCTCCGCCTCCGGGTGCGGATCGAACACCTTCACATCGATGCCGGCGAGCAGGAAGCGGGCGATCCAGCCGCCGCCGATGACGCCGCCGCCGATGCAGGCGGCGCGGGAGATGGGAGAAAGGGCGAACATCGGCATTTCCTCAGCGCTTCACCAGCTTGAGCTTCTCGCGCACCTCGGCCGGGCCGATGATCCGCGCGCCCATATTCGTCACCACATTCGCGGCCTTTTCCACCAGCTGCGCATTGGTGGCGAGCTGGCCCTTGCCGACATAGAGATTGTCTTCCAGCCCGACACGGACATTGCCGCCCGCGAGCACGGCGGCGGCGGGATAGGCCATGGCGTTGCGGCCGATGGAGAAGGCGGAGAAGGTCCAGCCGGCGGGCACATTGTTGACCATCGCCAGATACGTGTTGAGGTCGTCCGGCGCGCCCCAGGGGATGCCCATGCACAGCTGGATCAGCACCGGGTCCTCGATCAGCCCTTCCTCGGCGAGTTGCTTGGCGAACCAGAGGTGGCCGGTGTCGAAGGCCTCGATCTCCGGGCGCACGCCCAGCGCCGTCATCTGCCGCGCCATCTCGCGCAGCATGGAGGGCGTGTTGGTCATGACATAATCGCCGAGATTGAAGTTCATCGTGCCGCAATCGAGCGTGCAGATTTCCGGCAGGCAATCGGCGACATGGGCGACGCGCTCGGTGGCGCCGGCCATGTCGGTGGCCTTCTCGTTCAGCGGAAACGGCGCCTCGACATGGCCGAAGACGAGGTCGCCGCCCATGCCGGCGGTGAGGTTCAGCACCACGTCGACTTCCGCCGCGCGGATGCGGTCGGTGACCTCGCGATAGAGGTCGCGCCGGCGGGAGGCCGCGCCGGTCTCGGGATCGCGCACATGGCAATGCACCACCGCCGCGCCGGCCTTGGCCGCGTCGATCGCGCTCGAAGCGATCTCCTGCGGGGTCACCGGCACATGCGAAGAGCGGCCGGTGGTGTCGCCGGCGCCGGTGACGGCGCAGGTGATGAAGACATCGCGATTCATCGACAAGGGCATCGGAAGGGCTCCTGAACTCGTGCAGGGAGCTTGACGGCAAAGCGAAGTCGTGACGCAACTATTTGCGCAACCCGTTTTTCATTCTGCGCAGCGATGATCTTTGCCCCCGCCGACGACCCGCTCGACGTGACCCTGCTGCTGTTTCCCGGCCTGTCGCTGCTCTCACTGGCGGCCACACTGGACCCGATGCGCGGCGCCAACCGCGTGCTGGGGCGGCCCGCCTTCCGCTGGAAGCTGGTGTCGATGGACGGGGCGATGCCCACCGCGAGCTGCGGCCTGCCGATCCCGGTGGATGGCGCGTTCGATGCCGGCGCGCGGCAGGACGTGCTGTTGCTGGTCGCCGCGTTCGAAGCGTCGCGCTTCGCCACGCCGCCCATCCTCAAGGCGATCCGCGCCGGGGCCAAGCGCGCGGCGGCGACGGGGGGCATCGAGTCCGGTTCGTGGCTGATGGGCTTCGCCGGGCTGCTCGACGGGCGCCGCGCCACCACCCATTGGGAGGATCTGGAGGATTTCGCCGCCCGCTTCCCGGAGACGGACGTGCAGCCGGACCGCTTCGTCATCGACGAACCGGTGTTCACCACCGGTGGCGCAACGCCGGCGCTCGACTGCATGCTGGCGCTGATCCGCGCCCGGCACGGCTATTCCACCGCGCTCGATGTGGCGAGCCTGTATATCTATGAGGAGGTGCGCACCGGCTCGGACGTGCAGCCCATTGTCTCGCTCGGCCGCATCCGCCAGCACGAGCCGCGCGTGGCCGAGGCGATCCGGCTGATGGAGACCCATATCGACCGCCCGCTCACCGTCGCGGCCATCGCCCGGCGGGTGGGGGTGTCGACGCGGGGGCTGGAAACGCTTTTCGTGAAGACGGTGGATGTGTCGCCCGGCGCCTATTACGTCACGCTCCGGCTGAAGGCGGCGCGGCGGCTGGTGCTCGACACCAATCTGCCCATCGCCGACATTGCCGAGCGCACGGGCTTCTCCGCCATCGCCTCACTGTCGCGGGCGTTCCGGCGGCAGTTCGGCGCGCCACCCTCGGTGGCGCGCCAGAAGCGTTTGTAATCAGAGGCCGAGGCCGCTCTTCACCGCCGGCAGGCCGGGCTTGCCGTCGAGCGTGGTGACGCCGGCGAGCCATTTGTCGACTGCCGCCGGGTTCTGCTTCATCCACGCCTTCACCGCCGCGTCGGGCTGCATCCCCTTGTCGAGAATGTCGCTCATCAGACGGTCTTCCATCGCCACGTCGAAGACGAGGTTCGTGAGCAGCTTGCCGACATTCGGGCAGTCCTTGGAATAGCCCGGGCGGGTAAGCGTCAGCACGGTGGCGCCGCCGTCATTGGGACCGAACACGTCCTTGCCATCGGTGAGATATTCGATCGGCAGGTTGACGTTCATCGGGTGCGGGCGCCAGCCGAAGAACACCACCGGCTCGCCCTGCTTGATGCGATGGCCGACCTGGGTGAGCATCGCCTGCTCGCTGGATTCCACGAGATCGAAGCCCTTCAGCCCGAAGCTGTTGTCGGCGATCATCTTGGAGATGGTGGCATTGGCGCCGCTGCCGGCCTCGATGCCGTAGATCTTGCCCTGCAGCTTGTCCCTAAACTTGGCGATGTCGGCATAGGTCTTCAGCCCGGCATCATAGGCGGCCTTGGAGGTGGCGAAGCCGATGCGCGCGCCTTCGAGATTGGTCGCCGCCACCTCGACCTTGCCGGCCTTCACCAGCGGCACCTGCGTCGGCTCCTGCAGCGGCATCCAGTTGCCGAGGAAGATGTCGCGGTCGCCATTCTCCAGCGCCTTGAAGGTGATGGCGACGGAGAGCACCGCGACATTCGGCTGATAGCCGAGATGGGTGAGCAATTCGTTGGCGACTGCCGTGGTGGCGGTGATGTCGGTCCAGCCGACATCGGAGAAGCGCGGCTTGGCGCAGGAAGCGGGGTCGGCAGCGAAGGCGGAGGAGGAGATGAGCGTGGCGGACAAGGCGACGCATGTCACGAGCAGGCGTGAAATCATGGCTGTTCCCTCTGTTGGCGATCTGCCGCAGGACCGGCACCGCAGGGGAAAGCCTATCGCCGGAGCCGCCGGCTGATTGACCGTGCTCGAAGCTGAGATGACCGAATGCGCAGCCTAGGCCCCTCCCCGACGGCTAGTCGCGCCCGCTCAGCTGCCTCAGTTCCGCATGCACCGTCTCATTGCCCGCCCAAAGCGCGCCCGGCTGGGTGAAATCGCCCGCGAAGGTCACGAGCCCGCCGGCCTCGCGCACCAGCACCATACCGGCCCAGCAGTCCCAGCAATGCAGCGTCGGGTCGTAATAGCCCGCCAGCCGGTTCGCCGCCACATAGGCCAGCATCAGCGCCCCCGAGCCGACGCGGAACAGCACGCCGCCGGCGCGGTACAGCGCCTCGACAAAGGCGCCCACCTCCGCCGCCGGGGCCTTCTGCGTGGCGCCGAAGCCGGTGGTGGTGGAGGCGACCGTCCAATCCGGGTTCATCGTCAGCACCCGCCCGTTGAGCCGGGCGCCGCCGCCGAGAACGGCCGAGTACAACTCGCGCAGCATCGGCGCATAGATCACCCCGGCCACCGCCTCGCCGTCGCGGGCGAGCCCGATGGACACCGTCCAGTTCGGCTGGCCGACCAGGAAGGGCATGGTGCCGTCGATCGGGTCGATGACCCAGACGAAGCCGGATGTGCCCGCGCTCGCCGCCTCCTCCTCGCCAACGATGCCGTCCTCAGGGAAGCGTCGGCGAATCGCCTTGCGCAGCCACGCCTCGATGCTGCGGTCGGCCTCGCTGACGAGGTCCTGCGAGGCGGATTTCAGCTCTGGATGCAGCGTGTCGCGCTGCAGGAAGAAGCCGCGCGCCCGCGTGCCTGCCTTGCGTGCCAAGGCCTCGGCAAGGGCGTGCCGGGCGTGGAGCGGGTCCATTCCGTCGTCATGCTCCGCTGCCATTCTGCACGTCTCCACGCTTGTTGACTGCCACGCATCGGCCACCTTGCCCGATCTCGATGCTATTGCATATTCCAGATTACAAATGTATCGCTTTCGTCGTCGATGGCTTTACCCCCGTCGCCGTCGCCGGGCTTCACGATAAGCGCCGGTGCAAGGTTGAGGCCGGCCCGTCCGGCATTTCCGCGGAGGAAGGCAGTGCCGGAAACGGCCCGCCCCGCCGCCAAGACGAGAGACGGTTGAACCGTCCCGCATGCCGCCTCGCCCTAAACCGTGGCGCTGCGCCATTTCAGGAGGAAACCATGA comes from Ancylobacter polymorphus and encodes:
- the nikR gene encoding nickel-responsive transcriptional regulator NikR produces the protein MQRITIAIDDDLAAQLDAFIERSGAASRSEAIRDMVRRGLSARPDGPDGAACFGVISCTIDQSVRNLAARVPQGRLERHDQTVAALSVPLDHTTSVDVTVMRGEVGDIAAYAQALFLERGVMHGALSLIPVAQDESHHVHNHGSPHAHTHVRVKSGF
- a CDS encoding DUF4198 domain-containing protein, translated to MAVPALAHFQEIIPSADVLPEGGAVSVEMVFTHPVEGAPVMEMKKPAKMGVLAGGKATDLLGRITEKPVDGKSAWTLSYDMKEPGAAIFYVEPQPYWEPSEGKYIVHYAKVTVDSYASGEGWDALVGLPVEIQPLTRPTGLWTGNVFTGVVLKGGKPVPFAEVEVEFINDGTVTPPNDAFVTQVIKADANGTFTYAMPRAGWWGFAALLEGDTPMTSPEGKEVPVEEGALIWVKATDMVRK
- a CDS encoding inositol monophosphatase family protein, with translation MDPLHARHALAEALARKAGTRARGFFLQRDTLHPELKSASQDLVSEADRSIEAWLRKAIRRRFPEDGIVGEEEAASAGTSGFVWVIDPIDGTMPFLVGQPNWTVSIGLARDGEAVAGVIYAPMLRELYSAVLGGGARLNGRVLTMNPDWTVASTTTGFGATQKAPAAEVGAFVEALYRAGGVLFRVGSGALMLAYVAANRLAGYYDPTLHCWDCWAGMVLVREAGGLVTFAGDFTQPGALWAGNETVHAELRQLSGRD
- a CDS encoding 3-keto-5-aminohexanoate cleavage protein, which codes for MPLSMNRDVFITCAVTGAGDTTGRSSHVPVTPQEIASSAIDAAKAGAAVVHCHVRDPETGAASRRRDLYREVTDRIRAAEVDVVLNLTAGMGGDLVFGHVEAPFPLNEKATDMAGATERVAHVADCLPEICTLDCGTMNFNLGDYVMTNTPSMLREMARQMTALGVRPEIEAFDTGHLWFAKQLAEEGLIEDPVLIQLCMGIPWGAPDDLNTYLAMVNNVPAGWTFSAFSIGRNAMAYPAAAVLAGGNVRVGLEDNLYVGKGQLATNAQLVEKAANVVTNMGARIIGPAEVREKLKLVKR
- a CDS encoding GlxA family transcriptional regulator, producing MIFAPADDPLDVTLLLFPGLSLLSLAATLDPMRGANRVLGRPAFRWKLVSMDGAMPTASCGLPIPVDGAFDAGARQDVLLLVAAFEASRFATPPILKAIRAGAKRAAATGGIESGSWLMGFAGLLDGRRATTHWEDLEDFAARFPETDVQPDRFVIDEPVFTTGGATPALDCMLALIRARHGYSTALDVASLYIYEEVRTGSDVQPIVSLGRIRQHEPRVAEAIRLMETHIDRPLTVAAIARRVGVSTRGLETLFVKTVDVSPGAYYVTLRLKAARRLVLDTNLPIADIAERTGFSAIASLSRAFRRQFGAPPSVARQKRL
- the choX gene encoding choline ABC transporter substrate-binding protein, with protein sequence MISRLLVTCVALSATLISSSAFAADPASCAKPRFSDVGWTDITATTAVANELLTHLGYQPNVAVLSVAITFKALENGDRDIFLGNWMPLQEPTQVPLVKAGKVEVAATNLEGARIGFATSKAAYDAGLKTYADIAKFRDKLQGKIYGIEAGSGANATISKMIADNSFGLKGFDLVESSEQAMLTQVGHRIKQGEPVVFFGWRPHPMNVNLPIEYLTDGKDVFGPNDGGATVLTLTRPGYSKDCPNVGKLLTNLVFDVAMEDRLMSDILDKGMQPDAAVKAWMKQNPAAVDKWLAGVTTLDGKPGLPAVKSGLGL
- a CDS encoding carnitine 3-dehydrogenase yields the protein MFALSPISRAACIGGGVIGGGWIARFLLAGIDVKVFDPHPEAERIVAEVLANAERAYGRLTGAPLPKRGTLTFCASLAEAVAGAEWVQESVPERLDLKRRVLAEIDAAAPAGALIGSSTSGLKPSELQAGLSHPERLFVAHPYNPVYLLPLVEIVGGVDTAPETIERAKAVLDAIGMKGVVIAREIEAFVGDRLLEALWREALWLIKDDICDVETLDDVIRYSFGLRWAQMGLFQTYRIAGGEAGMRHFLAQFGPCLQWPWTKLTDVVDLDEALVEKIGAQSDAQAGGLSIRELERIRDENLVGIVQALKASRGGEGWGAGQLLKDFEQRLWAQAGTPPVAVDSAAPLELLETRVSPAWLDYNGHMTEFRYLHVFGDTTDALLRLIGVDLAYVEGGHSYYTVETHLRHLDEAKLGEALLCTTQILGADEKRLHVFHRLFAGPERREVATGEHMLLHVDSKAGRACPAPASILTKLNALATAHAGLPRPAEAGRAVGAKARAAAAE
- a CDS encoding GlsB/YeaQ/YmgE family stress response membrane protein codes for the protein MEDAQIGWIAAIIIGGLAGWIASAIMKTGTGIFMNIVLGIIGAAVASFLFGLIGVGFGGWIGYLVAGVLGACILIGLVRAIRN